The Legionella jordanis genomic sequence TCAGCGCTAATTTTATTGCTCAGGTTTTGATAGAAGCCATCATTCGCAGCCTCCTTTTCAACAAATCCTCCTTCTTCTACTGGAGCATAAGACAAATCGAACAATGGTTTTTCGCCATAAAACCCAGCCCACCACCCTTCTGACCAATGTTCATGCTCCAGACTGCCTTCACGGTAAGGATTGGCTTCTTCAGCCATTTCCGCCAAGGCACATTCATAACCAAATGCATAACATTCTTCCAGATTTGGGTGGTCAAGATTAAAGCGCAACTTAATGTCTGGTAATATCGTATTCATGTCGTTCATAGTGATACCCTCTCTTCGCATCCTTTCTAAGTCGCTGTTGTTATTTTAAGCATTGAAGTGTGCCAATTCCTGAAACACTTCGCTAACCATCATTTTACGACTACTAAATCACTTATGCCCTTTACTGTGTTTTTTTTACTCTTTCTTCACAAAATTTGCTTCCACTTCCCCAACTCAAATTCTTGATTTTTACAATGCATTTATGGTGCCAAGCGACAATGGCTCCACTCACCCTTTTCTCTGATGTAGCAAATTCTGTCGTGCAAGCGGTTATCTCGTCCTTGCCAAAATTCAAATTCATCAGGAATAACCACATATCCTCCCCAGTTTTTGGGGCGAACAATTGGCTTTTGCCCATATTGTTCAATGAGTTCATTAATGGCCTTCTCCAAAACTTCGCGACTGGCAATAAGACGGCTTTGGGCGGAAGCAATGCTACTCAATTGGCTTGTTATCGGCCTGGAAGAAAAATAAGAATCTGACTGTTTAGAACTAGTCCGTTTTACGCGTCCGCGGATGCGGACCTGACGAGCAAGCTGTGGCCAATAAAAATTTAAAGCTGCATAAGGGGTTTTGGCCAGTTGCAATGCTTTACTGCTTTCATAATTTGTATAGAAAATAAACGACTCTTGCTCCATGCCTTTCAGTAAGACCACTCTTGAATCAGGCAATCCTCGTTCATCCACGGTTGAAAGAACCATAGCCGTTGGATCACTTTTTTCTAAGGGTACAACTTCTTCAAACCACTGTTTAAACTGAGTAAATGGTGATGGAGAAATGCGATCTTCTGATAAAGATAAATCCCCATATTCCCGACGAATATCTGCCAAAGTCTGCCAATGAGTCATGTCAAAACCTTTGTTGCGAAAATTTACCAGAAATGTATTTTACATTATCAAAATGAACTCTCTTAATGTTTTCTTAATAATTATCAGGTACTATAGGCGGGTCTTAATATGCAGTAAAAAAGCATGTTTGAACGATACCTACAAATATTGGATGAATTTAAAGAGCGTAACATCGCTCAATTTCTTAAGGATCTCAGGGATAAATTTATTTCTTCTCTCTCACATCCCTACTTCAGTCCAAAAGCCAAAATCTTCTTCAACAGAGTGAATAAGGAAGGCGAACCCTTTACGGATTTTGCAGAAGAACCAAAACAAATCGTTCAAATCAAACAAGTTATAAATGCCCTCTATCATGCACAATTGGCTTTCGAAGATTTGCAATCCGTTGATCTACGAAGTCTTAAGAATGCACCTAAAGATTTAATAAAACTCTACTCTAAAACCATTGAGCATGGCTATAAGGCCAGCTCATTGCTGACAAACCTTGATATAGATTTTACTGAAATCCTGGGGAGTAATATTCAACAACGAGCCTTGGAAGTGCTCAGTATAATCGAAGCCTACACGGATGAACAAAAGAATAGTGCTCTTGAGTGGTCTACAAAGCTGAAAGATTACCAAATACCGTACAATACGGGTTGGGCTAGCGGTGTAGCCATAGACCAAATGACGCCGAATGGTGGTAATTTCGATTACGATTTTTTAGCCCAATTTGGGGCTGTTCTACCTGGCTACATACAACAATTGACGCTTTCTCTACAAAAGTTGGCACCCCAAATCTCGACTTTTCAGCCTACAATGGATAAAGCCAAACTGGAAGAGTTGCAAGAAGCCGCTTTTAAACTTTTAAAATCTATTGAGAACCTCCAAAGTGGCGACATTATTGTTTCTTTTAAAGCTCTAAATTATATAAAAATTGTCCGGCAGATAATTACCTTATCCATGAGCACGCTGGAACAGATTGGCTATATGAATGAATCGTCCCAGATTGTCGTACGCCATAATTTGCGTCAGTTAAAATATGAGTATTTACCGATTTTATTTCAATTGATTGACCGTCTTGAAGATCAAGCTTTGCTAAACCCTGGTACTTTATCCAGACCTTTAATGGAAAAAATTAAACCCTGGTATGAATTGTTGGGGATGTATGCTTCTAAAATCGTTGATTTTTCAATGGGAGATGAAGAGTTATTAAGCCTTGAGAATCCTGGCTTTATTGAATGCAGACTTGCTCAGACAAGACAAAGAATTGCCAGTGCCAAGTGGAATTTGCATAAAAATGCCATTGATCAAAAGGCTTTTTCTGATTTTTTTTCTATCGTTGAGAATAGAAATTTTATAGGTTACTCAGTTTTTAACTTACCTGCCGAGGTTAAAACCAGTTTAGCGAGGGAATATCGGTTTCTCCACCCCTACATCAAAGCCATCGACCCAGAATTAGCGGCCGCTATTTTACAAGAGCTGGCCAGCGAAAACACTTGGGGACGGCAAATCTCGAGAGCCTATAATTGGGTTACAAGGAAGCCAGGAGCCTTGGCTCTCACCACTCTTCTTGGCTTAAAAGAAGAATTACAAAATAAATTAGCACGAGAAAAAGCCACTCATTTGTTCCATGTGGAATTAAATGAAAATATCATTACCGCTGCAGTCCAGGACAATACATTAGTTTTCCCTCACACCCCATCTCAAATCCCCTGTATCAATGAAGCAATAATCCTAGGCTTAGACCCCCAGGCTAAACCCCCAAACCTTATTCAATTTAATAGCACCGCAGATTCAATCAGGGTCGCAAACCCTGAGCAACTTAGCGCTGAACAAAGCAGAAAACTGTATGAGTACTACTCAACTGAACGCTGCAAATTTAAAGAGGTGCAAGCTGCGTGGACTGAATTTTCAGCTTATGTAAAGAATGATCCAAATTTGTCGGCAATTCCTGACGCTGAAACAAAGGCAAAATTACGTCGGGCTTACGCCCTAATTCAACCTTATTTTTTAAGCACCTTCCTTGGTAATCCGCGGACAGCTGCACATCAAGATGCGGCCATCATTACTAAATTGTCCGAAACACCCTTATTGTCTATCAAGACCCGACGCTTACCACTTTCTATTCTATGTTTTAGCAATGAGCGCATTAGAAGATTAAACAGCAAGCTTGTTTTTTTGGCATCCAACTTAAAGAGCAACTCACAGGTCTTTAAAAATTTAGCTAAACGCAAGTACAGCTTGGCGGTCGAAAGTTCGCAACCCAAAGTGGAAGAGCACGAAAACAAACGGGCTCACTTTGTCCTAAAGCACACTGAATATTCAAAGGCCATTGCAGATTACCGCTCGTCTTTGCAGAAATTAACCGACATCTTTAGTAATACTTTCAAACAGCAGTTCCAACCCCAAAGCAAAGGCATTCCCTTCCCAGAATTAGAGGATAGGAAATTAATTTTGGCTGAGAGAAGTCAGGTTATTGCGCTCAAACGTCTTTTCAACAGCCTTTATCATTTAGAAGAAATATGTCTGGAGCTTGAAAGCCTGGACAATACAAGCGCACAATGGCGTTATGTCAGTCATTTGATACAAGCTAAGAACCATGCCGACGAATTATTCAATTTAGCCAAGGGTTTAGCTACAGACCAACATTTCGCCATTCTGGCTGGGGAGTTAAAAGAAAAAGCATTGGCTATTTACGCTGCATTTAAAAAACAACAAGAGACCTACGTTGTCGCAAGCGAAGAAGTACACTTGCAAGCCGTTCCTGAACAAGAAAAAGCAGTTAGGTACAATGGTTTGTGGTACAGCTTACACACTTTCATGATTATTCCCGAGCATATTAAAGCGGCGCTCAATAATAAGCATTTACTGGAAGAGACAAAGCAACACATTGACAAACGGGCCAAGCAAGCCAGCATTAATATTGAACGGATTATTGAAGAGTCAAACTCCTACTTTAAACTCTTTCTTGAAGCTCCAACCATGTATAGTTTATATAAGGAGCTTAAGCAAAAGCTTAAAGACTTTACCACAATATCCCATAGTGCCGCCCTTTCCCATTTGGAAGAACTCAATGAAGATCTTTTTGTACGGATTCTTCTTGAAGCAGACGCCTGGGAAGAAAAATTGGGCTTAAAACCTGGATTGTTGGCCGATCCTATGAAAGCGATGCTGGATGAATTCTATCGTGGGTTATTGGAACCCCTTCAGCTTTCTTCGCAAGAGGAAATTGGCTTAATAAGCACTCTGGCTCCAATTTCTCATCGTATGGTTGCAGCTCAAAAGAGACAACAAGCTGCTCAAGGGAAAATGTTCATTGTTGAATCCGTTAACATCAAACTACAGGAGTTGAATAATCCCAGATTCAAGTACCCTGATATATCCACTCAAGACAGTTATCTTTTACTCAGTAATTTACTTGAGGAAATTAATCATTTCCGGGATTTAAATGCAAAACACTGGGTCGCTTCAAACCCATTGATTAAGGAACTGGCGCAAGAGCGATTGACTAAACTGTTTGAAACAGCCTTGCCTTTACTCATGCACATGCGTAAAACACTTCATTTTCTCCCTGAGGCAGTGGCCAAAAAAGATGAGAGCGTGGAGACGTTTTTCCAGACTCTTTTAAAACGATATCAGCTAAGTGACTCTGTAGAAGAGACGGGGTCAGCGCTTGGTTCGCAATCCAACCCTCCGCTGTCCACAGACAATGACAATCATGAATTGCCCTCGCATGAGGAACAACCGCCGACAGAAGGCTCAGTTTTATCTATGCCTGAAGCCATCCCTGAAATCATAGAAGCCAGCAATTCAAATGGGCAAAACAATTTAGATGCAAGGACACAACCTCAGTCTCGTCCAGGATTAACTAATGTCACAGAGCTTGTAAGTTTGGTACTCTCCTATTATAGAGGCCAACACAATTCAGCTGTATATGAATTTGACTCAGCCAAAGAGCGCCTAGACTATCTGGAGGAGCTTAAGTTAAAGCAGGAAGAAGCCAATGCTCAGTTTATAAAAACTTATACGAAAAAGGCTTATGAGAAGCAATTCCAGATTATTACTTCAAAATACATTGGTCTGTTGCATACTCGTGATGAATACAAAAAGTTGTTGCAAGAATATATATTGTTAACGAAAGAAGATGATCTTCTGCTACTTGAATCTTCCCAAGACATTAATGCCGAAATTGAAAAGCTGTTAAAAGCCAAGACTCGTGAATTTGCTCGTGCACAATATAAAAAATATTTTCAATTGGAAGCAATCCGAGCTTCTCTTGCTGAATTTGAAGTTTACATTAGTAAAAAGGACAACATAATTGCCAGTGGAAGTGATTTTTTTGAAGATGAACATACCCTGAGCAGTAAACGACTTCTTATTGATGAGCTCAAAGAGCTAGCAAGCAGTCCGAAAACCGTGGAACAAAGATTGTCTGCAATCCGCGAGCGTGTAGAAAAATCTGATTTTAAACCTAAAATGCTGGCTCATCGTCATTACAATACACTGAGCTTTTCCTGGATTGCTCAATGGCTACTTTCCTTAATCAATACCCTGGGTTTTTATACCGCTAAGAATCAAATCATCACTGAACGACTGACCGAAGCAGCCAAAAATCCCCCCAATCCCAATAGAACCTTGCGCCATTTTGGCTTCTTTAGTGGTAACAATAACGAACGCTCTTATGATTTGCCGAGGGCAGTAGCTTCTGAGCCCACGCTAAATAATAATCCAGCCATTCCAGTTCTATAATATTTATTCCTGGCGGCAATGATCAATATTAAGTTAAGATTCTGTGTCTTATTTTTTATGTGGTGGTGGATTATGTCGTCTACTCAGGCCCTAGATATTGTAACTCTGGAAAAAAGTACACACGCTGGCATCTTGAAAAGAAAAGCTCAGGAGATCCATTTTCCTTTAACCCACGAAGACAGCTGTTTGATTGCTGGCATGAAGGAAAAGCTGTTTCAATTGGGAGGAGTGGGTCTTGCGGCTCCTCAAGTCAACCAAGATAAGCAAATCGTCGCCATCTATATTCCTGAAGAAGCCGCTTTGTTGAGAGACCATGTTAAAGAATACCCAATGCATATTCTTATTAATCCCTCATACCAAGCCCTTAACCCTGAAGAACAGGTTGAGGATTTTGAAGCTTGCTATTCGGTCAGCAGCAAAGCCGGGAAAGTACCTAGGTTTAAACAAATTCAGCTTCGTTTTTATGATGAACAAGGAAAATTTCATGAGTCGATTGAAGAGGGTTTTTACGCCCGCGTCTTACAGCATGAAATCGACCATCTACAAGGCATTTTAATTGTTGATCGCTTAACTGCGGATTGTATCCAAGGTACGATTGAAGAAATGATGGCCATGCGGCGAAAGGAACTTACCACCCAGCAAAAGGCCCTTTTCGATGAGCTTATGAAGAAAAAATTTAAACAATAAAACAAAGTTCCATCTTTTGAGTCGAAACGAATAGCGTTTGCTCTAAATAGCAGT encodes the following:
- the pdxH gene encoding pyridoxamine 5'-phosphate oxidase gives rise to the protein MTHWQTLADIRREYGDLSLSEDRISPSPFTQFKQWFEEVVPLEKSDPTAMVLSTVDERGLPDSRVVLLKGMEQESFIFYTNYESSKALQLAKTPYAALNFYWPQLARQVRIRGRVKRTSSKQSDSYFSSRPITSQLSSIASAQSRLIASREVLEKAINELIEQYGQKPIVRPKNWGGYVVIPDEFEFWQGRDNRLHDRICYIREKGEWSHCRLAP
- a CDS encoding peptide deformylase, with the protein product MSSTQALDIVTLEKSTHAGILKRKAQEIHFPLTHEDSCLIAGMKEKLFQLGGVGLAAPQVNQDKQIVAIYIPEEAALLRDHVKEYPMHILINPSYQALNPEEQVEDFEACYSVSSKAGKVPRFKQIQLRFYDEQGKFHESIEEGFYARVLQHEIDHLQGILIVDRLTADCIQGTIEEMMAMRRKELTTQQKALFDELMKKKFKQ